The stretch of DNA TCCATCGGATGTCATGctgtgggtggggcagggagggcaggttTAGAGGCTCAAGGCTACTCAGGGTCATGAGGGGGAGGGGGGCCTCCCTCCTGTTCTGAGTTGGGggccctgcttccttccctcctcccagaaGTATTCCTCCTCCCCACAATCCTCACCTCTTCCCATTCTCATCAGAAAAAGCCAGGTTACCCCAGCCTGTGAAAAAGCCTGGTTCCCGAGTGAACCAGAGCACCACCAACAAGACAAAGAGGAAGGTGACAGCCTTTTCCGCGAAGTTTATGGGGCCCAGCAGCTTGTGCTCTCTCCGGATGACTTCGAAAGCTGCTCGCTCCTGATTCTTGCTCTGTTCCCCCAAGCCAAAGTTCTTCCGGAAgctgcaggtgggggtggggacagcttGTGAGGGCCCCCACACCAGGCAGGGGAGCAAGGGGCTCTGAGTGCCtgaggttttgtttctttttgattgttgttgtttaggcctCAACAagctgcttgtgggatcttagttccctgaccagggattgacctgggccacagcagtgaaagctcaagtgtcaaccactggaccaccagggaactcccaggagTGCCTGTGTCTTAAAGGCTGAGACATGCAGAGGCCTCCTTAGGGTTACTACACTAAGACTTTGATGCCCCCAACATTctggaagaaaagcagaagacTCTGGTTTATAAACTCTattcataaagaaggctgagcaccgaagaattgatgctttctaattgtggtgttgaagaaaactctcgagagtctcttggcctgcaagatcaaaccagtcaatcctaaaggaaatcagccctaaatattcattgtgaggactgatgctgaagctgacgctccaatactttggctacctgatgccaagagctgactcattggaaaagaccctgatgctgagaaagactaaaggcaggaggagaaggggacaacagaggatgtgaaggttgaatggcatcaccgactcaatggacatgaatgcaagctctgggagatggtgacagacagctaagcccggtgtgctgcagtctgtggggttgcaaagagttggacacgactgagtgactgacaactGGTTTGTCAGGGCTCTTATTTAGCAGAGGGGCTGGTagggggtggggcttccctgtaCTTGGCCCTGCGCCATCTGTCTCACTGACCCCTCCATGCTTCCAGGAGTTTTCTTGTGCTGAGCTTTCCCTTGCTCAGAGTGAGAAGGCCCCAGAAGCCTGGACGCTGTGCTTCCTTCTGGCCCTGACTCATCACTCCTCTCCTCCAATAACTTTTCAAGaaatcctcccctccctctcctactGCTTCTGGGCGCCCTCTGCCAGCCTGAGCCCCACCCACACTGTCCAAAGAAGCACAGGGGTCTGCAGCCTGTTCCACATGCACTGGTTTAACTCACGTTGATGTTTAACTCTTTGCTTGGGCAAATCTCAACTCCCCTGCTGGACTGTGAGTTCCTTGGGGGCAAAAATCATGTTTCACACATGTTTAAATCCTTTATGGTGCTTGGCACTGTGCTGGTCTCTTTGACTAACACTTTGCTTTGTATCAGCCCCAACCCCAACCCAATTTCCCTGCACCTGCCCAAGCAATGTTATAGCAACGATGCTTTAAAACTTTCAGTGACCACCCCCTGCCTGGGTAGGAAGGACAAATAACAACTTATATCACAGTAACACTCATACCACCACTCCTAGGTTGGACTCATAGCAGACATCATTAATAAATCCCAGACTCGATTCCTACTGAGCCCCAGCAAGGTCTCATGTGATTTTCAACTTGGAGCTCTAGTGACAAGGGCTGGAAGTCAGAATAAAACCTCCTTACTACTCTTGGCCTCAAGAACAAGGTGGCACATAAGATTCCCCCATAATCTCTCCCTGCCTTCTTCTCCAGATGTGTATCCTgatactccttttttaaaaacaattacattttttcttttgcaattaatgttttttcttttgtggttaaaaaagtattttttggctgcatccggtcttagttgcagcatgtgggcttcctTCTGGTTGTGGTGGCTAGGCtgcccagcagcatgtgggacctcagttccctgaccagggacagagcctgtgtcccctacattggaagacagattcttaactactggaccaccagggaatccccctgaTTCTCCTTTTTTTGCTCTTTATGTTTCAACCACACAGAACTGGAGTTTCCCCAAACCCAGCATGTTCTTTCTTGCCTCTTTGTACAAGCTATTCCTGCTGCTGAATGTCTTTACTTCATCTTCTACCTGGCTGACTTCTAACTCAGCAAGATTCAGTTCCGGTGTCACCTCTGCCAGGGGCCTTCTGGAGTCTCTGCTCTCCTGGGCTGTATTCCCACAGCACCTAGGCTTCTGTCTGTCACTGCCCCCACCTTGTCATCACCCCTTAGATGGTGAGCTCCAAGGACAAGGCCTGTGCCTAGCGCTTGCAGTGTTTTCAGGAccaggcacacagtaggaacACAAGCGTCAGCACTTCTATAACTGACAAGCTCGTAGCGTGCACTCCTTCAGCACCTGCGAGAGGGCTGTGGGTCATTATGGAGTGGGACCTGGCCTGGGCACCAGAAGATCTGGTTTTCAGTCCCAGCACTGACATGTCTAGCTACAGACCATGGCCCGAACCTCAGTTTGCTTATCTAATAAATGGGATAATACTCTCCAATCATTCCCTCCAATGGGGGACCAAGGGCATAGAAGGGCCTCGGGAGGGAGAGGTTTGCTCACTGAGATGGTGATTATGTCCTTTCCCAAAAGGCTACCTGGGTACCCAGCTGGGCGCTCCCAACGGGTAAGGGCTGGCACCTGGGCATCTCTTCCCCTTTCTGCCACTTACTCGAATCCTAAGAAGAGGATCTGTAGCCACACCCAGGAAAGCAGCAGTAAGATGATCATGGCAGGGAAGGCAAAGCCGAACCAGGAGGCGAAGTTCACCACGTTGCCATTTCGGGGGAAGATCCTGAAGGGGAATAAGGGCTGCTGTGTGGCATTGCCTGGTGACAAGCCAGCTCCCTTTGTCCCCCAGTCAGAATGCAGACCCTCTCCCCCTCGATCACTCACGAGTTGACCTGGCCTTGCAGCACCAGGTTGGGGGTGGTGCCGGTCAGGGTGGCGACGCCCCCGATGCTGGCCGagtagcacacacacaggctcagtccctggctgAAGCGGAGCTGCTCCTTGTTCTGCTGTGTCTTGGACTCCGAAGGAGTCGGTAGAGCAGGGCAATCCTGCTTGTTGTCTGGGAACAAGGGAGAGCTGGGGTCGGGAGTGGGTGCAGGGCCAGATTCGGGGAGCATGGCAGGGTCTCCATGGCCTCTGAGGTGCCTTGTCACTTAGCAGCCTAGACCCAGGCTGGGGGGAGGGCCGAGGCTGCCCCCAGGTCTGGAAGGACAGGCACTCCCTGGGGTCTCAGGATGGAGTGACCCTCGGATACCACCTGGCCCAACCCCTCTCAGGAgagggaaactgagacacagagaagggaagaagatTATCCAAGCTGCACAGGAAGAGTGGAGCCCGGACCCCTgacagcccacccaggctcctgcTCTCGGCCTGCCAGGGTCACCTAGCATCTCAGTTTGCCCAGGACTGAGGGAATTCCCAGCCTGTGGGACTTTTCATTTCAAAACCAGGAAAAATCTCAGCCCACCAGGACAAGCTGGTCACTGAACTTCTTGCTTCCCTCTTCTGTCCCAAAAGTTGCCAAGAtatggatttccctgatggtccagcggttaagactctgtcctCCAAagcaggggcggggggggggtgtaGGATCGATCCccagtcagagaactaaggtcccacatgccgtgggggtgtggccaaaaatttaaaaaaaatcggTGTTCAGATGACTCCTCCTATCATGAACATCATCTCAGACCTTCCCCAAGAGGGGTTTGGGACAGGGCCTGGCCTCACCTTTCTCATCAAGCTTGGTCTCTTCCTTCTGTTCCTGGAGTTCAAAGGCAGGGTTGTGCCTGCCCTCCTCAACATCCCTGTCTGTGGGCATCTTGTGCAGCTGCTCCAGAACGGCGTGGGCTATGGGCAGCATCATGGCGGTGGTGGCCGTGTTGCTGATCCACATGGACAAGAAGGCCGTAACCAACATGAAGCCCAGAATCAGCCTGGCGATGGACAGACCCACACACTGGTATTCCAGCATTCCTGCAGGGGCTGGCGGCCCAGAATGCCCACACCCCAGGCCCTCCCGTCTTGGTCTGTGGGGACTCACAGGGCGGGCCGCACCCCGATGATGAGGAGCACGCGGAGGGCGATGCGTTTGTGCAGATTCCAGGTCTCCACGGCAAGGGCCACCATCATCCCCCCAATGAATAGGATGTTGGTGTCTTTCAGGTACTCAAGGCTGACCTGCGTGGGGACAGGGCTTACAGGGTGCTGACGCTGCTATTTCTGCCAACAGAAAGAGGTTGGTTCCCTGGGCTCTTGGACCCAAATGGAAATGGTCTTTGGATCCCCCATTGTTGCATATTAAGCAGTTTCCTCTCTTTCTGATTAACCCGTTCTCCCGTCAGCAATGACTGAGAGATCGTCCAGCCTGAATCCTTCCATGCTTAAAACCACTGACTGGGAGAATTTAATGCTGTTTCAGAATCTAAAGTTGTGGTTCTCTGTGGTCCCTGGGTCAGCATCATCACTGGCCTGGAACGTGCTAGAAATGAAATGCTTAGACCCTGCCCCAGATCTatgaaatcagaaactctggggtggTGCCCAGCAAAATCTTTGTTTAACTGGCCCTGCAGGTGATCATGGTGCATGCTCAAGTTTCAGAACCACCGAATTAGAAGGAGACAGACTCTTTGGCTGGCTATCAAGCCCCCTTTCCCTCCCTAGCCTAGGCCTAATTGCTTCCACTTTGAATTAACTCTTGACACCAACTGTGCCCCTGGCATTTCTAGAATGCCTTCTTCCTGGTCTTCTAGCTGACTCCTCCCTCTGTGCTCCCCGACCTGCCAGGCAGAGGCAGGGACCCATCTTCCATGCGCTCTGCCTCTGATGAGGTTTCTTCCATCATCACCATCCTAGGGCAGACCCCTCCATCCTTGGGAGCATGTCCTCCTGTGAATGGGGAGGCTTACCGTGGAAGCAGTCATTATGCCCATCATGGGGAACATGATGACGGGGAGGAAGGCAGTGACGGCCAGCGGTAGCGCCTCGGTGCACCAGAGCAGCGCCATGAGGATGATGGTGTAGGCACAACAGGCTTCCTGCAGGCAGGAGGGGAATAGCAAGCTATTGGAGGGGGCAGGTCTGTATCTCAAAATCACATCACTTCCTGTCCCCAGAGGAAACAGACCATTTGCAACAGTGCAGGGAGACCCTGTAAAACTCACAGCCCTTGATTCCCAAACCCAAgttctcatttaaaaatgggGATAGGGacctccttggcagtccagtggttaagaatctgtgcttcccctgcagggggtacagattcaatccctggttagggaactaagatcctttgTGCCATGCAGtgtgcccccccaaaaaaaaataaaaatggaaatagaaagcaAAGCACTGACCACCTTGTATTTAGCCCTGGGGAGTCTAGACATTATAATCCATCTGTTGAATATAATCCTATCCCCTTGGGGATTGCAGGGGGCTTGGATGAGGAGTCTTAAATGAGATGGGGGGCTCATCTCAATGAAACCGGGGCCTGGGAATTGTGGAGCACCGCCTGGAGCTCTGACCTCCCCTCCTTTATCAAGAGTCTATAAGAATACATCTATTTGTATGACGCTTAAATAGTAATTGTTCCTTCTGCTAGCAGGTGAGTTCCATGAGAACAGAGTCAGTTTTGCAGCATCTGGATCCTCGGAGTTCAGAACCCAGGAGGCTTCAGACCAAATCTTTTCTGAATGATTCACTAATCATTGAAAAGTTTTGGGAAAGGCAGGAGTCTCCTTCCAAGTGATCCTGGCATGACCACTGCATTGCACAACTCCAGGAGGTGTCCTTCACATTTCTAGCATAtgtgaggggcttccctcatggtccagtagctaagactccaagttcccagtgcagggggcccaggtgctatccctggtcgaggaactagattccacatgccagaaCCCAGAGTTCACATACTGCAACTTAGAGATCACAGGCCACAGCTGAAAGATTGGGACATGACAATAAAGACCCCGAACACGACAAATGAAGTTCCGgtgggctgcaactaagacccagagcagccaaatgagtaaataaacattaaaaaaaaaatagaatatctgAAAAGTTCCACCATCCCTGTGTTGTA from Bos mutus isolate GX-2022 chromosome 19, NWIPB_WYAK_1.1, whole genome shotgun sequence encodes:
- the SLC13A2 gene encoding solute carrier family 13 member 2, whose translation is MATCWQGLWAYRFYLIVFFLPIFLLPLPILVPTKEACCAYTIILMALLWCTEALPLAVTAFLPVIMFPMMGIMTASTVSLEYLKDTNILFIGGMMVALAVETWNLHKRIALRVLLIIGVRPALLILGFMLVTAFLSMWISNTATTAMMLPIAHAVLEQLHKMPTDRDVEEGRHNPAFELQEQKEETKLDEKDNKQDCPALPTPSESKTQQNKEQLRFSQGLSLCVCYSASIGGVATLTGTTPNLVLQGQVNSIFPRNGNVVNFASWFGFAFPAMIILLLLSWVWLQILFLGFDFRKNFGLGEQSKNQERAAFEVIRREHKLLGPINFAEKAVTFLFVLLVVLWFTREPGFFTGWGNLAFSDENGKSMTSDGTVAILIAVIMFIVPSKIPGLTQKPGNPGKLKAPPALLTWDIVKKKMPWNIVILLGGGFALAKGSEESGLSKWLGDKLTPLESVPPAAIAFIICLLIAVFTECTSNVATTTLFLPILASMSQAICIHPLYVMLPCTLASSLAFMLPVATPPNAIAFSFGGLRVTDMARAGFMLNIIGVLVITLAINSWSIPMFDLHSFPSWAQSNTTGLCGVSQANVTTSSP